A window from Fragaria vesca subsp. vesca linkage group LG5, FraVesHawaii_1.0, whole genome shotgun sequence encodes these proteins:
- the LOC101306136 gene encoding putative disease resistance RPP13-like protein 1-like produces the protein MLILEILSVVLGTGITSAFLPDVAKKLVQVDRKLRARDPEIYQKLQQLERRLLKIQSHVDDAENKASISNAYQIIIEDFKNVLLDADDLLDKTLLEYERICSQQLRPAKLEKHLKTFEGKLGKEIGEMVDTVNGLAFEMEGCTISELSQPTLAQTFSAPPHIIRGSLVDELSVVGREKDKQHILELVYKQNNTAVSVISIVGMIGIGKTTLAQLVFNDQNVVKEFTANRMWWVSVSFGDDVLKITKSICESTAKTVPDSSIAQLSSLDSVQLKLKEIVGEKEKFLLVLDGMCDENPINWDALKLPFRSAAPGSIIVVTTRSQVVSSIVADHSSTYCLGVLSDKHCFEIINTGLISSLSEKSGLQIAEKCKGVPLVAKLIPSVMRLKSKEMEWDEILRCELWNLAEDNNMIYPVLKRGYDQLPAYLKRCFAYSSLLPRNRPFQRDDLIQLWAAEGFIQARGTRRIEDIGREYFDDLCSRSFFQVSSENPSKGKYEMHGFIHDLAKIVSTNLCFACEGTRPYVLPVSTNVRHSSICDEEVESGMLEEFYRYRKLRTFMLLSKSPDKLQSVPDDFFRKFPCLRVLNLSGTRISKLSGDIKMLRHLRHLNVSRTLIIKFPQDIDQLRGLERLNVKNCSNLEELPENLNKLIKLRHIDLDKLGRVSSMPVDVGKLTSLETLAVFVVGSERGTTIEELKEMTCLRGSICIRKLEKVKNDEEAKAAKLQEKQYLEELELHWEPKRTGTDDQTVLEGLEPHPSLLKLQVMGYCGSRFPDWMSNPLFSKLVTINLRNCGCCILLPSLGGLPLIKHLVIEEMKSLKKVDDRFFHSDGRLRQVGFPSLETLKFGELLALNTWEGLEESDMPRLRKLTIIACKEFRKLPPLYNLAALKELEVDGCPELRSLEGGLPKSLKKLIILDSDKLKQRYCTTNVRDWSKISHVRHIETDDGIIQS, from the coding sequence ATGCTGATTCTCGAAATACTGTCTGTAGTATTGGGGACTGGCATCACGTCGGCTTTTCTGCCTGACGTTGCTAAGAAACTTGTTCAAGTCGATCGAAAGTTGAGAGCACGAGACCCGGAGATCTATCAAAAGCTCCAACAGCTGGAAAGAAGATTGTTGAAGATCCAATCCCATGTCGACGATGCCGAAAACAAGGCTTCCATCTCCAACGCGTACCAAATCATAATCGAAGATTTCAAGAATGTTCTTCTGGATGCAGATGATTTACTGGATAAGACTCTTTTGGAGTATGAGAGGATATGTTCTCAGCAATTGAGGCCCGCCAAATTGGAAAAGCATTTGAAAACTTTTGAGGGAAAGCTCGGTAAAGAGATAGGCGAGATGGTGGATACGGTGAATGGTTTAGCATTCGAAATGGAGGGTTGCACTATCTCAGAACTAAGCCAACCGACGCTTGCTCAAACATTTTCTGCTCCTCCTCATATTATCAGAGGTTCGTTGGTTGATGAGCTCTCTGTAGTTGGAAGGGAAAAGGATAAGCAGCATATCCTGGAGTTGGTGTACAAGCAGAACAATACAGCTGTTTCTGTGATTTCAATAGTAGGTATGATTGGGATTGGGAAGACAACACTTGCCCAGCTAGTCTTCAATGATCAAAATGTGGTCAAGGAATTCACGGCCAACAGAATGTGGTGGGTGAGTGTTTCTTTCGGCGATGATGTGCTGAAGATCACCAAATCCATATGTGAGTCGACTGCGAAGACAGTTCCGGATTCTAGTATTGCACAGTTGTCAAGTCTGGACTCTGTTCAGCTCAAATTAAAGGAGATTGTAGGGGAAAAGGAGAAGTTTTTGCTCGTGCTAGATGGCATGTGCGATGAGAATCCCATCAATTGGGATGCCTTGAAATTGCCATTTAGATCTGCAGCACCCGGGAGCATAATTGTGGTAACTACTCGAAGCCAAGTTGTTTCATCCATTGTTGCTGATCATAGCAGTACATATTGCTTGGGTGTTTTGTCAGATAAACATTGTTTCGAAATTATCAATACAGGCTTGATATCAAGTCTAAGTGAGAAGAGTGGCCTACAGATAGCAGAGAAGTGTAAAGGTGTTCCATTGGTGGCCAAATTGATTCCAAGTGTCATGCGTCTCAAATCAAAAGAGATGGAGTGGGATGAGATCTTAAGATGTGAGCTCTGGAACTTGGCAGAAGATAACAATATGATCTATCCAGTGCTTAAACGTGGCTATGATCAGTTGCCAGCTTATTTGAAAAGATGTTTTGCTTATTCTTCTCTTCTCCCTCGTAATCGTCCCTTCCAAAGGGATGATCTGATTCAACTGTGGGCAGCTGAAGGCTTTATTCAAGCCCGAGGAACAAGAAGAATTGAAGACATTGGAAGAGAGTACTTCGATGACTTGTGCTCAAGGTCCTTTTTTCAAGTTTCATCCGAGAATCCCAGCAAAGGAAAGTACGAAATGCATGGCTTCATTCACGACTTGGCGAAAATAGTTTCCACCAACTTATGCTTTGCTTGTGAGGGTACTAGGCCATATGTCTTGCCCGTATCTACAAATGTCCGGCATTCCTCGATTTGTGATGAAGAAGTTGAATCAGGTATGTTGGAAGAGTTTTACAGGTATCGGAAGTTAAGGACTTTTATGTTGCTCTCCAAGTCTCCAGACAAGCTTCAAAGTGTTCCTGATGATTTCTTTCGGAAGTTTCCTTGCTTAAGAGTGTTAAACTTGAGTGGTACTCGCATCTCTAAATTGTCCGGAGATATTAAAATGCTGAGACACCTTCGTCACCTCAATGTTAGCCGCACCTTGATTATAAAGTTCCCACAGGATATAGATCAATTACGTGGGCTAGAAAGACTCAATGTAAAGAATTGTTCCAATCTTGAGGAGCTGCCTGAGAACTTAAACAAGTTGATCAAGCTACGACATATTGACCTTGACAAACTCGGTAGAGTCAGTTCCATGCCTGTTGATGTTGGGAAGTTAACTAGTCTTGAGACCCTGGCTGTTTTTGTAGTGGGAAGTGAACGAGGTACAACAATTGAGGAGCTGAAGGAGATGACATGCCTCCGTGGATCCATTTGCATTCGAAAGCTTGAGAAGGTGAAAAATGATGAAGAAGCTAAGGCTGCTAAGTTACAAGAGAAGCAATACTTGGAGGAATTGGAGTTGCATTGGGAACCAAAGAGAACTGGAACAGATGATCAAACAGTTCTTGAGGGCCTTGAACCTCATCCTAGCTTGTTAAAGTTACAGGTAATGGGATACTGCGGTTCAAGATTTCCAGATTGGATGAGTAACCCATTGTTTAGCAAGCTTGTGACAATTAATCTAAGGAACTGCGGATGTTGTATACTCCTTCCTTCACTTGGTGGACTTCCTCTTATCAAACATCTTGTCATTGAAGAAATGAAAAGTTTGAAAAAGGTGGATGATCGATTTTTTCATTCAGATGGTCGGCTTCGTCAAGTCGGTTTTCCATCTTTGGAAACACTAAAATTTGGCGAACTGCTTGCATTGAATACTTGGGAAGGACTGGAAGAATCTGACATGCCTCGCCTTAGAAAGCTTACCATTATAGCTTGCAAGGAATTTCGCAAACTACCTCCATTGTACAACCTAGCTGCGCTTAAGGAGTTAGAAGTCGATGGTTGCCCTGAGCTTCGATCATTGGAGGGAGGACTACCGAAATCACTCAAAAAGTTGATCATTTTGGATAGTGACAAACTAAAGCAGCGGTACTGTACCACGAATGTACGTGATTGGAGCAAGATCAGCCATGTTCGCCACATAGAGACTGATGATGGAATAATTCAATCGTGA